A genomic stretch from Podospora pseudoanserina strain CBS 124.78 chromosome 3, whole genome shotgun sequence includes:
- a CDS encoding hypothetical protein (EggNog:ENOG503NXXA): MADEEQPKKKSFWGLLRAKSTASKISKFLEKDPQRRASTGEVYRQRRQSEPVISELRPSASRRRPRRTNPDATKGKGREDTYGPSHDAGPLTEWPPSGMSSTEELTLGPAMQLISRGVPAFKGHKRPIPHVSDHYYAMFATVAGNRGEETDAANHHDSMTQLMTLCLLGSGPATYPWETLEQPSYSFCFGRRPGTITLNHWASLASVLPTTIPLRDSGIEPREVDLETIFARIRDLERGLEDDDEDLMYKNLYRRLLRDPDKHRSPHKTLDTQIMDLFMVLSRPDWIDFTNLKNQVATKFIFDTSAANAEQYRKFFHQLLLSIELDLRINSRHHMTDARERLLAQIPPTIQWSLALARRWRENVRVEAYGPTPDDIRLRFKLKRRQVKMLKRFAQMMKWPNLSETLRELKQRDEDCVLDLVSSHAMAFFSGLVLPGPTFPFLIMNSLLDIDPDKATDDLALLTHIHPSCGFQYRNSYTYWTATSIVGKVLAPTCRSLGGWVGPARPTGDLARSQIARIRSRRPPNKVTPEDIRSMSERSDPLGPPTQVFPVSEYALVAPDRDEDGYLADLVRIELLNLRPVGPNNNTRPNTPRSTNTKSDTSSPPKWYDASIQFAIDGVSWPLRLTFDVSFISAWPCTDGPHPLFFDYVYTPVKADELVKVRDWPGVFGTGAGTHSHGQNERNARSLSPTTHGQGASGGHNNQGRTGVSSPSTLSGGDDEKVLVVEAFGVSDNEVLARAWCAHWGLSAVVADLGKTCMACAIREAYAATVTVVILVDDDQDNRRDD; this comes from the exons ATGGCCGACGAGGAacagcccaagaagaagagcttcTGGGGGCTCTTACGGGCGAAGAGCACTGCCAGTAAAATATCCAAATTT CTGGAGAAAGACCCACAACGAAGGGCAAGCACTGGGGAAGTGTACCGCCAGCGGAGGCAATCAGAGCCCGTCATCTCAGAGTTGAGGCCATCTGCCTCACGTCGGAGACCAAGGCGGACCAACCCGGATGCAACCAAGGGGAAAGGCCGGGAGGATACGTACGGCCCTTCCCACGATGCCGGGCCCCTGACGGAATGGCCGCCCTCCGGCATGTCTAGCACCGAAGAGCTGACGCTGGGTCCGGCAATGCAGCTCATCTCGAGAGGAGTCCCCGCTTTCAAGGGACACAAACGCCCAATACCGCATGTCTCGGATCACTACTATGCCATGTTCGCAACAGTAGCAGGAAACCGTGGCGAGGAGACGGACGCTGCTAACCATCATGACTCCATGACACAGCTCATGACCCTGTGCCTTTTGGGTTCAGGCCCGGCAACTTACCCGTGGGAAACGCTTGAACAACCCAGTTATTCATTCTGCTTTGGAAGACGCCCAGGGACCATCACTCTCAACCATTGGGCATCACTCGCGAGTGTCCTCCCAACAACTATCCCGTTGCGCGACTCAGGCATTGAGCCACGAGAGGTTGACCTCGAGACCATCTTTGCACGCATCAGAGATTTGGAAAGGGGActggaggacgatgatgaggacctGATGTACAAAAACCTTTACCGGAGGCTACTCAGAGACCCAGACAAGCACAGAAGCCCACACAAGACACTGGACACGCAAATTATGGACTTGTTCATGGTGCTCTCACGACCTGATTGGATAGATTTTACCAATCTAAAAAATCAGGTGGCGACCAAGTTCATCTTCGACACCAGTGCTGCCAACGCTGAGCAATATCGAAAGTTcttccaccagctcctcctgaGCATTGAGTTAGATCTTCGAATCAATTCCAGACACCACATGACCGATGCCAGAGAGAGGTTACTAGCCCAAATACCACCAACGATACAATGGAGCCTCGCCCTTGCTCGACGATGGCGCGAGAACGTCCGCGTAGAGGCCTACGGTCCAACACCTGACGATATCCGCCTCCGCTTCAAACTCAAACGTCGTCAAGTCAAGATGCTCAAGCGTTTCGCCCAAATGATGAAGTGGCCCAATCTTTCCGAAACCCTGCGTGAGCTCAAACAACGAGATGAAGACTGCGTCCTCGATCTTGTCAGCTCCCACGCCATGGCCTTCTTCAGCGGGCTTGTCCTCCCGGGCCCTACTTTCCCTTTTCTTATAATGAATTCCCTGCTTGACATTGATCCAGACAAAGCCACTGACGATCTGGCTCTACTGACTCACATTCACCCCAGCTGTGGCTTCCAGTACCGTAACAGTTATACTTACTGGACCGCCACTTCCATCGTAGGCAAAGTACTCGCACCTACCTGCCGCTCATTAGGAGGCTGGGTCGGGCCGGCTCGTCCAACTGGCGATCTTGCCCGCTCTCAAATAGCACGTATTCGATCCCGACGACCCCCTAACAAGGTAACGCCGGAGGATATCCGGTCTATGTCTGAGCGGTCTGATCCCCTCGGGCCCCCAACACAAGTCTTCCCAGTCAGCGAATATGCCCTGGTAGCCCCCGACCGCGACGAAGACGGCTACCTTGCCGATCTAGTCCGCATCGAACTCCTCAACCTCCGTCCTGTCGGACCAAACAATAACACCCGCCCCAACACTCCTCGATCAACCAATACCAAGTCCGACACCTCCAGCCCACCAAAGTGGTACGACGCCAGCATCCAGTTCGCCATCGATGGTGTTTCCTGGCCTTTACGACTCACCTTTGACGTGAGCTTCATCAGCGCCTGGCCTTGTACTGACGGTCCTCATCCATTGTTCTTCGACTATGTATACACACCAGTCAAAGCGGATGAGTTAGTCAAAGTGCGAGACTGGCCTGGGGTGTTTGGAACCGGGGCAGGAACTCACAGTCATGGGCAGAACGAGAGAAACGCGAGGAGCTTATCGCCCACGACTCATGGACAGGGGGCAAGTGGCGGACATAACAATCAAGGGAGAACGGGGGTGTCAAGTCCGAGTACTTTGAGtggcggggatgatgagaaggtgctggtggtggaggcatTTGGGGTGTCGGATAATGAGGTTCTGGCTAGGGCTTGGTGCGCGCATTGGGGATTGAGTGCGGTTGTGGCGGATTTGGGGAAGACCTG TATGGCCTGTGCAATCAGAGAGGCATACGCAGCTACAGTCACGGTAGTGATCTTGGTGGACGATGACCAAGATAACCGACGGGATGATTAG